Proteins from a single region of Pseudomonas fulva:
- a CDS encoding PilZ domain-containing protein — MNANRHIERHQLPYYLNVFNAFTDKPIGHLGNVSADGLMLISQLPVLVGGCFDLRLKIPGCDGFRYIDFTATCLWCQEDVTPGSFDSGFALETPPEDYLEMVEALRYYFSFHPLAASV; from the coding sequence ATGAACGCCAATCGCCATATCGAGCGGCATCAGTTGCCGTACTACCTGAACGTCTTCAATGCCTTTACCGACAAACCGATCGGTCACCTGGGCAACGTGTCGGCGGACGGCCTGATGCTGATCAGCCAGTTGCCGGTACTGGTGGGCGGCTGCTTCGACCTGCGCTTGAAGATTCCCGGTTGCGACGGCTTTCGCTATATCGACTTCACCGCCACCTGCCTGTGGTGCCAGGAAGATGTCACGCCCGGCAGCTTCGATTCCGGCTTCGCCCTGGAAACGCCACCCGAGGATTATCTCGAGATGGTCGAAGCGCTGCGCTATTACTTCAGTTTCCACCCGCTTGCCGCTTCGGTATGA
- the pyk gene encoding pyruvate kinase, translated as MTVRRTKIVATLGPASNSPQMLEKLILAGLDVARLNFSHGTPEEHKARAQLVRDIAAKHGRHVALLGDLQGPKIRIAKFANKRIELQVGDRFTFSTSHPLTEGNQQVVGIDYPDLVKDCGVGDELLLDDGRVVMRVESTTPDTLECVVLIGGPLSDHKGINRRGGGLTAPALTEKDKADIKLAAEMDLDYLAVSFPRDAADMEYARQLRDEAGGKAWLVAKIERAEAVANDETLDGLIKASDVVMVARGDLGVEIGDAELVGIQKKIILHARRHNKAVIVATQMMESMIQNPMPTRAEVSDVANAVLDYTDAVMLSAESAAGAYPLEAVQAMARICLGAERHPTGKSSSHRIGKTFERCDESIALAAMYTANHFPGVKAIIALTESGYTPLIMSRIRSSVPIYSFSPHRDTQARSAMFRGVYTIPFDPAALPPGEVSQAAVDELLKRGLVEQGDWVILTKGDSYHTIGGTNGMKILHVGDALV; from the coding sequence ATGACCGTTCGCCGCACCAAAATCGTCGCCACCCTCGGCCCAGCCAGCAACTCGCCGCAGATGCTGGAAAAGTTGATCCTGGCTGGGCTGGATGTCGCCCGTCTGAACTTCTCCCATGGCACGCCGGAAGAACACAAGGCACGCGCCCAGCTGGTACGCGACATCGCCGCCAAGCATGGCCGCCACGTGGCCCTGCTGGGCGACCTGCAAGGCCCGAAGATCCGCATCGCCAAGTTCGCCAACAAGCGTATCGAGCTGCAGGTCGGTGACCGTTTCACCTTCTCCACCAGCCATCCGCTGACCGAGGGCAACCAGCAGGTGGTCGGCATCGACTACCCGGATCTAGTCAAGGATTGCGGCGTGGGCGACGAGCTGCTGCTCGACGACGGTCGCGTGGTCATGCGTGTGGAAAGCACCACTCCCGATACCCTGGAATGCGTGGTGCTGATCGGCGGCCCGCTGTCCGACCATAAAGGCATCAACCGTCGCGGTGGCGGCCTGACCGCCCCGGCCCTGACCGAAAAGGACAAGGCCGACATCAAGCTGGCGGCGGAAATGGACCTGGATTACCTGGCCGTGTCCTTCCCCCGTGATGCGGCGGACATGGAATACGCCCGCCAGCTGCGTGACGAAGCCGGTGGCAAAGCCTGGCTGGTCGCCAAGATCGAGCGCGCCGAAGCGGTAGCCAATGACGAAACCCTCGACGGCCTGATCAAGGCCAGCGACGTGGTGATGGTCGCCCGTGGCGACCTGGGTGTGGAAATCGGTGATGCCGAGCTGGTAGGCATCCAGAAGAAGATCATTCTCCACGCACGTCGTCACAACAAGGCGGTGATCGTGGCGACCCAGATGATGGAGTCGATGATCCAGAACCCGATGCCGACCCGTGCCGAAGTGTCCGACGTAGCCAACGCCGTGCTCGACTACACCGACGCCGTCATGCTGTCGGCCGAGAGCGCCGCCGGCGCCTACCCGCTGGAAGCCGTGCAGGCCATGGCGCGCATCTGCCTGGGCGCCGAGCGTCACCCCACCGGCAAGAGCTCCAGCCACCGCATCGGCAAGACCTTCGAGCGTTGCGACGAGAGCATCGCCCTGGCGGCCATGTACACGGCCAACCACTTCCCCGGCGTGAAGGCGATCATCGCCCTGACCGAGAGCGGCTACACGCCGCTGATCATGTCGCGCATCCGCTCCTCGGTGCCGATCTACTCGTTCTCCCCGCACCGCGACACCCAGGCGCGCTCGGCCATGTTCCGCGGCGTGTACACCATTCCGTTCGACCCGGCAGCCCTGCCCCCAGGCGAAGTCAGCCAGGCAGCGGTGGACGAGCTGCTCAAGCGCGGCCTCGTCGAGCAGGGCGACTGGGTCATCCTGACCAAGGGTGACAGCTACCACACCATCGGTGGCACCAACGGCATGAAGATCCTGCACGTCGGTGATGCACTGGTCTGA
- a CDS encoding iron-sulfur-binding ferredoxin reductase, with amino-acid sequence MPEVRVGGRRWDVAAASNLLDALLGAGVAVPYSCRAGSCQACLVRCVAGEPHDAKPEALDAQRREQGWRLACQCSVVEPLQVEVFDPTRDAMPAQVQAVQWLSERVLHLRLQPQQPLRYRAGQHLLLCTADGIARPYSLACLPGEDADLGFHIDCGRPGAFCDAARQLQVGDSLHLGALSGAALHYDPDWQERPLWLLGAGTGLAPLWALLREALRQEHQGPIRVVHLASTGAEHYLADPLLALAERHSQLQVELIEAAAMPAFLAALRPPSRQTVALLCGGPETVEALSRRLYLAGLPRSQLLSDLFLPHA; translated from the coding sequence ATGCCTGAAGTGCGCGTGGGCGGGCGGCGCTGGGATGTGGCCGCTGCCAGCAACCTGCTCGATGCGCTGCTCGGCGCCGGCGTTGCGGTGCCGTACAGCTGCCGCGCCGGCAGTTGCCAGGCCTGCCTGGTGCGCTGCGTGGCAGGCGAGCCGCACGATGCCAAGCCCGAGGCCCTCGATGCGCAGCGCCGTGAGCAGGGCTGGCGGCTGGCCTGCCAATGCAGCGTGGTGGAGCCCCTGCAGGTGGAGGTGTTCGACCCGACCCGCGACGCCATGCCGGCGCAGGTGCAGGCCGTGCAGTGGCTCAGCGAGCGGGTATTGCACCTGCGCCTGCAGCCGCAGCAACCCCTGCGTTACCGGGCCGGCCAGCATCTGCTGCTATGCACGGCCGATGGCATCGCACGACCGTATTCGCTCGCCTGCCTGCCAGGCGAGGATGCCGACCTGGGGTTTCATATCGATTGCGGCCGGCCCGGCGCCTTCTGCGATGCCGCCCGCCAGCTGCAGGTCGGCGACAGCCTGCACCTGGGCGCGTTGAGCGGCGCTGCCTTGCATTATGACCCGGACTGGCAGGAGCGCCCGCTGTGGCTACTGGGTGCCGGAACCGGCCTGGCCCCCTTGTGGGCGTTGCTGCGTGAGGCGCTGCGTCAGGAGCATCAGGGGCCGATCCGCGTCGTGCACCTGGCCAGCACGGGTGCCGAGCATTACCTGGCGGACCCATTGCTGGCGCTTGCCGAGCGCCATTCGCAGCTACAGGTCGAGTTGATCGAGGCGGCCGCCATGCCGGCATTCCTGGCCGCCTTGCGCCCCCCTTCACGGCAAACGGTGGCCTTGCTCTGCGGTGGCCCCGAGACCGTAGAGGCCCTTTCGCGGCGCCTGTACCTGGCCGGCCTGCCGCGCAGCCAGCTACTGAGCGACCTGTTCCTGCCCCACGCCTGA
- a CDS encoding tetratricopeptide repeat protein yields MRILLLLCCVLVVGGCTRMSLDHHLNKAYQAYDRGDCEDALLYLSQAERSSRSRSYVQPEISLLRGQCLERQNLYLDAAQTYQFIIGRYPASEYAFRARARLETLRQLGHHGVPEPAKVSPAGAL; encoded by the coding sequence ATGCGTATTCTGTTACTGCTGTGCTGTGTGCTGGTCGTTGGCGGGTGCACCCGCATGTCGCTCGACCATCATCTGAACAAGGCCTATCAGGCCTATGACCGGGGCGATTGCGAAGACGCCTTGCTGTATCTGTCCCAGGCCGAGCGCTCGAGCCGTTCGCGCAGCTACGTACAGCCGGAGATTTCCCTGCTGCGCGGGCAGTGCCTGGAGCGGCAGAACCTGTACCTGGATGCGGCGCAGACCTACCAGTTCATCATCGGCCGCTACCCGGCCAGCGAATACGCGTTTCGTGCCCGTGCACGGCTGGAAACCCTGCGTCAGCTCGGCCATCATGGCGTGCCGGAGCCCGCCAAGGTATCGCCTGCCGGAGCGCTCTGA
- a CDS encoding universal stress protein, whose protein sequence is MKLEKLLVVIDASQPSHPALERAAWLARRSQARLHVLLVEYSAALDGSLLENSLQNRARQALLEQRGTWLQELLAPLRREGLALEQEVRWGKRLHETVLETAEQLQPDLVLKSAAHNNLLRRLLLTDSCWQLMRHCPFPLWLVHHAEWRGHNLCTAVDPLHKDDKPAALDHHLIDTSQALATALGMHADIVHCHAPLPRTLLNNTELLATYQQYVNDDAQQHHKAFDDLVRQHRIEPDAAHLLEGAPENMLPRFVRKHEIDLLVMGAIARGRLDTILIGHTAERLLESVDCDLLVVKLPAKSSAAEQ, encoded by the coding sequence ATGAAACTCGAAAAGCTACTGGTCGTGATCGACGCCAGCCAACCCAGCCACCCGGCCCTGGAACGAGCCGCCTGGCTGGCCCGCCGGTCCCAGGCGCGCCTGCATGTGCTGCTGGTGGAGTATAGCGCCGCCCTGGATGGCAGCCTGCTGGAAAACAGCCTGCAGAACAGGGCCCGGCAAGCCCTGCTCGAACAGCGCGGCACCTGGCTGCAGGAGCTGCTGGCACCGCTGCGGCGCGAAGGGTTGGCCCTTGAGCAGGAGGTTCGCTGGGGCAAGCGCCTGCACGAGACGGTGCTGGAAACCGCCGAACAACTGCAGCCGGATCTGGTGCTCAAGTCCGCTGCCCACAACAACCTGCTACGGCGCCTGCTGCTGACCGACAGCTGCTGGCAACTGATGCGCCATTGCCCGTTCCCGCTGTGGCTGGTGCACCACGCCGAATGGCGCGGGCACAACCTGTGCACCGCCGTCGATCCCCTGCACAAGGACGACAAGCCGGCAGCCCTGGACCACCACCTGATAGACACCAGCCAGGCGCTCGCCACGGCCCTCGGCATGCACGCCGATATCGTGCATTGTCACGCGCCGCTGCCGCGCACCCTGCTCAACAACACCGAGCTGCTGGCCACCTACCAGCAGTACGTCAACGACGATGCGCAGCAGCATCACAAGGCCTTCGATGACCTGGTTCGCCAGCATCGCATCGAACCGGATGCCGCTCACCTGCTCGAGGGTGCCCCGGAAAACATGCTGCCGCGCTTCGTGCGCAAGCACGAAATCGACCTGCTGGTGATGGGCGCCATTGCCCGCGGCCGGCTGGACACCATCCTTATCGGCCACACCGCCGAACGCCTGCTCGAATCGGTGGACTGCGACCTGCTGGTGGTCAAGTTGCCGGCGAAAAGTAGTGCAGCGGAACAATGA
- a CDS encoding DUF4124 domain-containing protein, whose protein sequence is MRALIGLLLLPCLAYGQVYRWVDENGRVHFGQQPQGATAQVIEVRPQAVERDPAAREREQRAERYFQARRDEQAQAAQERREQQAQLARECARLRAALASMPEGRRYYQPGANGERHYYSDQELDAARAQLGSQLSGRCQ, encoded by the coding sequence ATGCGTGCGTTGATAGGTCTGTTGTTGTTGCCCTGCCTGGCCTATGGGCAGGTCTATCGCTGGGTCGATGAAAACGGTCGGGTGCATTTCGGCCAGCAGCCTCAGGGCGCCACTGCCCAGGTCATCGAGGTGCGCCCCCAGGCCGTCGAGCGCGACCCCGCCGCTCGGGAGCGCGAGCAACGTGCCGAGCGTTATTTTCAGGCGCGTCGCGACGAGCAGGCCCAGGCGGCGCAAGAGCGCCGCGAGCAGCAGGCGCAGCTGGCCAGGGAGTGCGCCCGGTTGCGTGCCGCGCTTGCCTCGATGCCCGAGGGGCGTCGCTATTACCAGCCGGGCGCCAATGGCGAACGTCACTACTACAGCGATCAGGAACTGGACGCGGCGAGAGCGCAACTGGGCAGCCAGTTGTCAGGCCGTTGTCAATGA